Proteins found in one Balneola vulgaris DSM 17893 genomic segment:
- a CDS encoding FAD-binding domain-containing protein — MFPTTYTDIVKRIETVDPISYGKTRNYIDGDVSYLSPYISRGVISTRQVMEITLERGFQTSEIQKFLQELAWRDYWQLIWLSKGAQIFEDLRHPQPQVQHHDVPSALINANTGIEAIDTAIEEFYQTGYLHNHVRMYIASIACNIGKAHWWAPSQWMYYHLLDGDLASNSLSWQWVAGSNSNKKYFANQENINKYCNTHQSGTFLDVPYEAFNDFDIPERLISTVSFHKETPLPTSDTLALNTEVPTLLYSYYNLDPKWREDADANRILILEPSLFKQFPVSKSCIDFTLKLGENIPGLQVFVGEFDDFIASYSPNEIYYKEHPTNSHFEGHEDTRDWMFDVKGYYPSFFKFWNLAKKELKQLEA; from the coding sequence ATGTTTCCGACTACATACACTGATATTGTTAAACGAATTGAAACCGTAGACCCTATTAGCTACGGCAAAACTAGAAACTATATAGATGGGGACGTTAGCTACCTGTCCCCCTATATTTCCAGAGGAGTTATTTCTACACGACAAGTAATGGAAATCACTCTAGAACGTGGCTTCCAAACCAGTGAGATCCAAAAGTTTTTGCAGGAACTTGCTTGGAGAGATTACTGGCAACTCATTTGGTTATCAAAGGGCGCGCAAATCTTTGAAGACCTTCGCCATCCTCAGCCTCAAGTTCAGCATCATGATGTTCCCTCTGCTTTGATTAATGCCAATACAGGAATCGAAGCTATTGATACAGCCATTGAGGAATTCTACCAAACAGGCTATCTACACAATCATGTAAGAATGTATATAGCTTCTATTGCTTGCAACATTGGCAAAGCTCATTGGTGGGCGCCTTCACAATGGATGTACTATCATTTGTTGGACGGTGATTTAGCAAGTAATTCATTGAGCTGGCAATGGGTTGCTGGCTCTAACAGCAATAAGAAGTATTTTGCGAACCAAGAGAACATCAACAAATATTGTAATACGCATCAATCAGGCACTTTTTTAGATGTGCCCTATGAAGCATTTAACGACTTCGACATTCCTGAACGCCTAATTTCTACTGTCTCGTTTCATAAAGAAACGCCCTTACCTACTAGCGATACATTAGCACTTAATACCGAAGTTCCCACACTGCTATATTCCTATTATAACTTAGATCCAAAGTGGCGAGAAGATGCCGATGCTAATCGAATATTAATCTTAGAACCGTCCTTATTTAAACAGTTCCCAGTGTCGAAATCATGCATTGATTTTACTTTAAAGCTAGGTGAAAATATCCCCGGACTTCAGGTTTTTGTAGGTGAGTTTGATGATTTCATAGCTAGCTATTCACCCAATGAAATATACTACAAAGAACATCCCACCAATTCTCACTTTGAAGGTCATGAAGATACTCGTGATTGGATGTTTGATGTAAAAGGATACTATCCTTCATTTTTCAAGTTTTGGAATTTGGCTAAAAAAGAGCTTAAACAATTGGAGGCATAG
- a CDS encoding DUF2256 domain-containing protein, whose protein sequence is MKKEHLPQKICPICSRPFTWRKKWERVWDDVKYCSERCRRNKQKALTKATS, encoded by the coding sequence TTGAAAAAAGAACATCTCCCGCAGAAAATATGTCCGATTTGTAGTCGCCCATTTACTTGGCGCAAAAAATGGGAACGCGTGTGGGATGATGTGAAGTATTGCAGCGAACGATGTCGCCGAAATAAACAAAAGGCCTTAACAAAAGCTACTTCATGA
- a CDS encoding cryptochrome/photolyase family protein, producing MTTIVLIFPHQLFEESPLFEVDASFFLIEEDLFFNQYKFHKQKIAFHRASMKFYESYLADQGKETHYIEATDELSDIRKLIMHLAKERGVETIHYIDPTDYYLSKRIKETAKEFDIELQESESPLFLNSREDLKDWFGGKNKKFFHSSFYKDERKKKGILLEGEDSPMGGQWSFDEDNRKKYPKDKQPPEVEFPNESLFYKEARTYVEGHFEDNYGELAEIQLYPIDFESSKEWLQQFFKTRFDEFGPYEDAILSNKRILNHSVLSPLMNVGLLNPQFVIQEALDYAEQHDIRINSLEGIIRQIIGWREFIRGLYEKKGIQQRTTNYWNFKRSIPTSFYDGSTGIPPIDDAIQKVLKTGYNHHIERLMVLGNFMLLCEFDPDEVYKWFMEMYIDAYDWVMVPNVYGMSQFADGGLMATKPYISSSNYIKKMSDYGKADWNDVWDGLFWRFMHVHRDFFDGNPRLNMLLSNLDKMSEETLNAHLKKAEDFLESLDS from the coding sequence ATGACCACCATTGTACTAATATTCCCCCATCAACTTTTTGAAGAATCTCCATTATTTGAAGTAGATGCCTCCTTCTTTCTTATTGAAGAGGACCTCTTTTTTAATCAGTATAAGTTTCATAAACAGAAAATTGCCTTTCATAGGGCTTCCATGAAGTTCTATGAATCATACTTAGCGGATCAGGGAAAAGAAACGCACTATATAGAAGCCACCGATGAGTTATCCGATATAAGAAAACTGATCATGCATCTAGCGAAAGAGCGGGGTGTTGAAACTATACACTATATAGATCCTACTGACTACTATTTATCGAAGCGGATCAAAGAAACGGCTAAGGAGTTTGATATTGAATTACAAGAATCAGAGAGCCCGTTATTCCTTAATAGCCGAGAAGATTTAAAAGACTGGTTCGGTGGTAAGAACAAGAAGTTTTTCCATTCCTCTTTCTATAAAGATGAACGCAAGAAAAAGGGCATTTTATTAGAAGGTGAAGACTCTCCCATGGGAGGACAATGGAGCTTCGATGAAGACAATCGAAAAAAATATCCCAAGGATAAACAACCACCAGAGGTTGAGTTTCCAAATGAGAGCTTATTTTATAAAGAGGCCAGAACGTATGTTGAGGGACACTTCGAGGATAACTATGGGGAATTAGCTGAAATACAGCTCTATCCGATTGACTTTGAAAGTTCTAAAGAATGGCTTCAACAATTTTTTAAAACCCGTTTTGATGAATTTGGTCCTTACGAAGATGCCATCCTTTCTAACAAAAGAATACTAAACCATAGTGTACTAAGCCCTTTGATGAATGTAGGATTACTTAATCCTCAATTCGTTATTCAAGAAGCCTTAGATTATGCCGAGCAGCATGATATTCGTATCAATTCGTTGGAAGGAATTATTCGACAAATAATTGGCTGGCGTGAATTTATTCGTGGTCTTTATGAAAAGAAGGGTATTCAACAGCGAACTACCAATTATTGGAATTTTAAGCGATCTATACCTACCTCTTTTTATGATGGAAGCACAGGTATCCCACCCATCGATGATGCAATCCAAAAAGTATTGAAAACGGGATACAACCATCACATTGAACGATTGATGGTGCTCGGCAACTTTATGCTACTCTGTGAATTCGATCCCGATGAAGTATATAAGTGGTTTATGGAAATGTACATTGATGCCTATGATTGGGTGATGGTTCCTAATGTGTATGGCATGAGTCAGTTTGCTGATGGCGGATTAATGGCCACCAAACCCTATATAAGTAGCAGTAATTACATTAAGAAAATGAGTGATTATGGAAAAGCCGACTGGAACGATGTTTGGGACGGGCTCTTTTGGCGGTTTATGCATGTTCACCGAGATTTCTTTGACGGCAATCCACGTTTAAATATGCTACTCAGTAATTTGGATAAAATGAGTGAAGAGACTTTGAATGCTCATCTCAAAAAAGCAGAAGACTTCCTAGAAAGTTTAGATTCGTAA